The sequence AGATCAGATTCGCGAGCTGGTCGCCACCTGGATGACAGCGACTAAAGCAGGTGACGTCGAGACGGTCTTGAGCCTGATGGCAGACGACGTCGTTTTCCTGGCTCCCGGCCGGGCACCAATGCGAAAAGAGGACTTCGTAGCCGCAGCAAGAGTGCAGGCTGAGCCATCGGCGCTCAAGTTCGATGCCACAAGCGAAATCCAGGAGATCAAGGTGCTGGGGGACTGGGCATTCATGTGGACCAGCCTCAGGGTCGTCGCAATTCCGGCCGATAGCTCCCCGCCCATAGAGCGGGAAGGTCACACGCTGACAGTTCTCAAGAGGGAAAAGGGCAAGTGGCTATTGGCTCGTGATGCCAATCTGCTCGCTCCAGCGCGACAGCCTCAGACGTGACGTCCAACCGCCATCGAGCGGACGTCCAGACTCTGGAGCAGTCACTACCAGCAAAGGAAGCAGGCAATGGGAACTCTGAGTGCGCCCCGGGGTGGGGAAGATTCTCGGAATAGTGGCGTTTGGTTGCAGACAGGTTGCAGATGAGGCCCCGCAACGAGTAACCGAGACACAGGTTGTATAAATGATTTCAATTGCTTAGGTCCTAGGGTTTGAGTCTCCCCTTGGACGCCCGACAACGATAAAGGGCTGCAATCATACTTGATTGCAGCCCTTTATCGCTGTCGTTGTCGGGCGGCACTGCTTCAACCCATGCCATTGAACCTCGCCGGGGCAATGCCGGATTTTCCTTGGCACAGTCGTGGAAAATGGTGGAACGATTTGCCCAACACGGGCACAGGCCGCTCCAATCTGGAACACGCAACGATGTCGTTGAAAATGTAAAAAATCGTTTGTTTTAGGCATGTTCCTGAAGGTGAACCGATTGGCATCGTTGTTGCTGAAGGTGCAGTAAAGGTCTGGAGGACTCGGCTTTATTCAATGAATCGTAACGGAAACATCCCCTGAATGAGATTGAAAACGATATTCCAGGAATCAGGCAATGAAGCCCGAGGGGAAACCACCCTGTTCGGGCTTTCTTTTTAATGAAGCCTAAAGGAGTGAATCATGGGGCAGAATCTCGGGGATCAGAGGGGATGCATTACCGTCGAGGGCTGGCAGAAGGGCAGGCATCAGGATTCCTTCAGGGTCGTTACCGAGTGCTACTGTCCCAACGGTCATGGCCTGCTCAGCGACCTGGCCACTTTCGGCGGGTTCACCGGCATCTCGGTCAAGCTGCGCTGCGACCGCCAGGAGGGCCGGCTTTCGCTGAGCCCGATCATCGGGGACCTGAGCCGCACCTTTTTCAATTTCGAGCGCATCGAAGGATCGATCGTTGAAATCTGTTGCCCGACCTGCGACGAAGCGCTCCCGCTTTACAATCAATGCAGCT is a genomic window of Desulfuromonadales bacterium containing:
- a CDS encoding nuclear transport factor 2 family protein, which encodes DQIRELVATWMTATKAGDVETVLSLMADDVVFLAPGRAPMRKEDFVAAARVQAEPSALKFDATSEIQEIKVLGDWAFMWTSLRVVAIPADSSPPIEREGHTLTVLKREKGKWLLARDANLLAPARQPQT